From the genome of bacterium:
GCAGGGGCCGACTTCGATGGCGGTGACAGGCGTAAACTCGCCGCCTTCATCGAAGATCTGCGTCATGCCAACCTTTTTTCCTATAAGACCCAGCATAAAAGCCTCTTTCAGTATGGCGCTCAATGCGCCGGCCTGTTCTGCCTCATATCATTTTTATCTCGACATCCACTCCTGAAGAAAGCTCGAGCTTCATGAGCGCATCGACCGTCTGCTGCGTGGGCTCGAGTATGTCCACCAGCCTCTTGTGGGTGCGTATCTCGAACTGCTCCTGCGAGCGCTTGTCCACATGGGGACTCCTGAGCACGCAATACTTCTCGATCTTCGTGGGGAGCGGGATAGGGCCCGCAAGCCTGGCGCCGGTCCGCTGAACCGTGTTCACGATCTCAGATGCGGACTGATCCAGGAGCTTGTGATCATAGGCCTTCAGCCTGATGCGTATCTTCTGCCCCTTCTCTTGCGTGCTCATGTTCACCTCTTTAGCTGTTATTCTAT
Proteins encoded in this window:
- the rpsJ gene encoding 30S ribosomal protein S10, translating into MSTQEKGQKIRIRLKAYDHKLLDQSASEIVNTVQRTGARLAGPIPLPTKIEKYCVLRSPHVDKRSQEQFEIRTHKRLVDILEPTQQTVDALMKLELSSGVDVEIKMI